TCGTCGTCCCCGGAGCCCTCGCCGGTGAGGTTGTCCCCGGAGTGGGCGATGGCGCCGTTGAAGATCGACAGCTTCATGAACCAGGCCGTCTCGACCTTCTTCCGCTGCGCGTCGAAGGCGATGCAGGAGGCGTCCAGGTCGATGTTGCGGCCGTGGCCGCCGGCCGGCTCCCAGCCGAGCCCCATCCGGACCGCCGACAGGAACGGCTTGCCGCCCTTCTCCAGCGAGACGGAGCCGCCCTTGACCAGGTTGACCCGTCCCTTGTCCAGGGTGATCTTGCCGACGGAGGGGGCGGCGTTGGGCATCGGCGGCGGGGTCGAACCCGTCGCGGAGGCGGAGGCGGAGGCACCGGCCGCAGGCTCCTCGACCGAGACGCCGAAGTCGGTGGCGATGCCGGCCAGCCCGTTCGCGTAGCCCTGGCCGACCGCGCGGACCTTCCACTCGGAGCCGCGGCGGTAGATCTCGACCACCACCAGGGCGGTCTCCCGGCTCAGCCGGGGCGGGGTGAAGGTGGCCAGCACCCGGCCGGAGCCGGCCTCCCGCACGGTGGCGGTGGGCTCGGTACCGGCGAAGGTGGCGCCGGCCTCGTCCAGGCTGGCGGTCACCACGATCTTGGTGATCTCGGACGGGACGGCGGCGGTGTCCACCGTGATCGCGTCCGGGGTGGAACCGGCGGCCGGGCGGTGCGTCACCCCGGGACCGGTGGGGGCGTTGAAGAACACGAAGTCGGCGTCCGAGCGGACCTTTCCGGCCTCGGTCAGCAGCAGGCCGGAGACGTCCAGCGCCTTCGGCGCGGTCACCTCGACCGTCACCCGGGTGGCGGTGAGCGGGGCGTTGCCGCCCTGGGTCAGGACCGTCGTCACAGGAGTCCTCCTCTCCTCCGGGCATCGCGCCCCTTCGCGGCTCACCCTAGCCAACAGGCCCGGCTGACGGGCCGTGACCCGGCGAGTGGACGCGGACTCTTGCCCACCCGCCCGAGCTCGGCAAACATGCAGGGATGCCAGCTCTCCAACGTACCGAAGCGGTCCATCGTGCCCGCCTGCTCGACGTGCACGCGTACGCCGTCGACCTCGACCTGACCCGCGGCGCCGAGGTGTTCGGCAGCACCAGTGTGATCCGGTTCCGCTGCGCCGAGCCGGGCGCCGACAGCTTCGTCGACCTGGAGCCGGTCCGGCTCCGCCGGGCCGAGCTGAACGGCCGCCCGCTCGACGTCACCGCGCTGGACGGCAACCGGCTCGCGCTGCCCTCGCTCGCGGCCGAGAACGAGCTGCTGATCGAGGCCGACATGGTCTACTCGCGCACCGGCGAGGGCCTGCACCGCTTCACCGACCCGGCCGACGGCGAGGTGTACCTGTTCGCCACCTGCGGGCCGGACATGGCGCCCAAGGTGTTCGGCTGCTTCGACCAGCCCGACCTCAAGGCGCCGATCACGCTCGCCGTCACCGTCCCCGAGGCGTGGACCGCGGTGGCCAACGGCGCGGTGGCCGGGCGGACCGCCGGCCGCTGGGAGTTCGCGCCGACCCGGCCGATCAGCACCTACCTGTTCACCGTGGTGGCCGGCCCGCTGCACTCGGTCTTCTCGGAGCACGAGGGCATCCCGCTCGGGCTGCACGGCCGCCGCTCGCTCGCCGCCGAGCTGGACCGGGAGGCCGCCGAGATCCTGGAGGTCACCCGGGCCTCGCTGGACCGGCTGCACGAGCTCTTCGACGAGCGCTACCCGTTCGGCGAGTACCACCAGGCGTTCGTCCCCGAGTTCAACTGGGGCGCCATGGAGAACCCCGGCTGCGTGGTCTTCCGCGACGAGCTGCTGTTCCGCTCGACGCCCACCGACGCCGACCGCGAGCTCCGGGCCATGATCATCTGCCATGAGATGGCCCACATGTGGTTCGGCGACCTGGTCACCATGCGCTGGTGGGACGACCTCTGGCTGAACGAGTCCTTCGCCGAGATGCTCGGCTACCGGATCGCCGCCGAGTCCACCCGGTTCACCGGCGCGTGGACCGGCTTCGCCGCCAAGCGCAAGGGCTGGGGCTACGACGCCGACCAGCGCCGCTCCACCCACCCGATCGCCGGCAACGGCACCCGGAGCGTCGCCGAGGCCCTGGTCAACTTCGACGGCATCTCCTACGCCAAGGGCGCCTCGGCGCTGCGCCAGCTGGTCGCCTGGCTGGGCGACGACGCCTTCTTCGACGGCATCAACGCCTACTTCGCCCGGCACCGGTTCGGCAACGCCGAGCTGGAGGACTTCCTGGACGCGCTGGCGGACGCCAGCGGCCGGGACGTCCGCGGCTGGGCGGACGCCTGGCTGCGCACCAGCGGGGTCGACACCCTGCGGCTGGACGTGAAGCGAGAGGGCGAGCGGGTCACCTCGGCCGAGGTGGTCAACGAGGGCAGCCGGCCGCACCTGATCAAGGTCGGCGCGTTCGGTGCCGCCGACCCCGAGCTGCGGCTGTCCGCCATCGTCCCGGTGGAGGTGGCGCCCGGCGGCCGGACCCCGCTGCGGCTGGACCACGCCACCCGCGCCGAGCTGCTGCTGCCCAACCACGGCGACCTCACCTGGGCCAAGATCCGGCTCGACGCGCACTCCTGGGAGACCGTCCGGGAGTCGCTCTCCCTGATCGAGGACGACCTGGCCCGGGCCGTCCTCTGGGAGCACGCCCGCGACCTGGTCCGGGACGGTGAGCTGGCCCCCGCCGCCTACCTGGAGCTGGTGGCCGAGCACCTGCCCGCCGAGACCTCGGCGGCCACCGCCGAGGCCGTCCTCACCTTCGCCCGCACCGACGCGGCCGGCCGCTACCTGGACCCCGCCGAGCGGCCCACCGCGCTCTGCGTGGTCGGGGGCGCCGCCCGGGAGCTGCTGGAGCGGCCCGGAGCGGGGCAGAGCCTGCGGCTGATCGCCCTGCGGGCCGCCGTGGAGACCGCCGAGTGCCCGGAGGAGCTGGCCCGGCTGAAGGACTGGCTGGACGGCCGGGAGGAGCCCGCCGGCCTCCCGCTCAGCCCCGACCTGCGCTGGGCCGCCCTGGCCCGGCTGGCCGCCAAGGGCGGGGCCGGCGAGGACGAGATCGCCGCCGAGCTGGAGCGCGACCCCGGCAGCACCGCCGAGCTGGGCGCCGCCCGGGCCCGCGCCGCCCTGCCCGGCGCGGCCGAGAAGGAGGCCGCCTGGCAGCGCCTGTTCACCGAGGGCGGCCTCTCCAACCATCTGCTCACCGCCACCGCCGAGGGCTTCTGGCGCTCCGGCGACGAGGACCTGCTCGCCGGGTACGTGCGGCGCTACTTCACCGAGGTGCCGGCCACCGCCGGGCGGGGCGACACGGTGGCCCGGGTGCTGGGGCACAGCCTCTTCCCCAAGGGCCACGCCGACGCGGAGACCGTCCGGGCCGCCGAGGAGTGCCTGGAGCGCACCGACCTGACGCCCACCCAGCGGCGGGCGCTCTCCGACGAGCTGGACGACCTGCGCCGGGCCCACCACATCCGCGGCTGACCGGCCCGGCGGTGGCCCGCCGGCCCCGCCCTCAGCGGCGGCCGGCGGGTACCGCGGCGGGCCGCGGGAAGCTGCCGCGGGTGGCCACCGCCCGCGGCGTGCGCAGCGCGAAGGCCGAGGCCGTCCAGGACTCCTGGCCGGCCCGGCGCCCCCGCTCCGCCGCGCACGGGCGGCTGCCGGCGACGGTGAACCCGTACCGGCCCTTCGGCACCTCCACCGTGGCCGGCACGGTGAACCGGTACACCAGGGCGTCCCGCTCCAGGACCACCGTGGCCACCGCGCCCGGCAGGTCCGTCCACGGCGCCGCGCCGGGCAGCACCCGCGGCCGGTGCAGCCGGAACTCGACCTGGAGGGCCGTCATCGGCTCGCCGACCGTCAGCTCCAGGGTGTGCCGGGAGCCGGAACTGCCGATCTCCTCGGTCGCCACCGAGCCGTACAGCGCCTCCTGGCCGCCCTTCGACCCCGCCGGGCCGCTCGGGCCGGGCGTCGGCACCGGCGGCTGGACCGCCAGCCCGTTCCCCGGGCCGGTCGGGTCCGGCGCGGTGGAGGGCCCCGGGCTGCCCGAGGGCGAGGGGGAGGACGACGGGGAGGCGGACGGGTCGGGCAGCACCCCGTCCGGCGGCAGCGGCGGCTGAGAGCCGCGGTCCGCCCGGTCGGCGGCCGGCTCGCCCGGCCGCACCGAGGGCGCGAGGGCGGACGGCGGCACCGACCGGCGCGGGGCCGGCTGCGCGCTCGCGTCCCCGGACCGGTGCGCCGCCGGCACGTCCTGGGCGCCGGTGGGCGCGGCATCGGGCGCGGGCAGCGGTGGACTGGCCCCCACCGAGGCACTCGGACGGCGGCCGACCTGCTGCTGCTCGGTCAGCAGCCAGGTGGTCGCCAGACTGATCCCGACCACCGTGGACATCGCCATCGCCGCTCCGGAGAACCGGATCGTGGGCAGCCTGAGGCGCCCGCCGAGCGGCCTGGGACGGCCGTGCCGCCCGTACCGGACGGCGCCGCACGCCGTCTCGGTGTCCCTGTGGAGCGCCACCGGGCTCCCCTCCTGTCTGCTCCCCAGCCACCACCGCGCGGCCCCCGGTGCGGGCTCGGCTGCTCCGTCCCGCAGCGGAGGATCGGGGAAGATTACCAGCGGCCTCCCGACTCCCCGCCAGACCCGTACCGCAACGGGACCGGTGGACGCGAGTGACGCTCGGTACAGAGTAGTTGACGGATCGTCGGATGAGCGTCACGAGGTGGTTGCAACCCTCTGCAACTCTTGCCCGCCCACGCGGCGTGCCGCAATCTGGGGCACAACCCAGCCGCCCCGGAGAGAACGTCCATGCCGCTCGACCCGCTGCCAGCCTCCGACCAGTCCCTCGCCGCCACCCCCACGGGCGACGATCGCGGCCCGGCCACCGTCCCCCCGGTGGTCGAGGAGGTCCTGGACCTGCGGATCGCACTGGAGCAGGACCTGGTCGGTGAGGTGCGCACCCGCTTCCGGTACGAGGCCGACCGCCCGTACGAGGTGCGCCTCACCTTCCACGTCGGGCGTCTCGACGAGGCGGACTGGGTGTTCTCCCGCGAGCTGCTGCGCGACGGGCTGTCCGCACTGAGCGGCCAGGGCGACATCAAGCTCTGGCCCGCGTACTGCCCGTGCCACGGCTCGACCCTGCACATCGCGCTGGAGTCCCCGCACGGCAGCGCCCTGCTGGAGGCCTCCCGGCCGCAGGTGAAGGCCTGGCTGGAGCGCACCTACGCCTGCGTCCCGCCGGAGGCCGAGGTGCTCGGCGGCCCGACGGACGCTCAGCTCGCCGCGCTGCTGGCCGGGGGCTGAGCCGGGCCCGGCAGCCGGGCCGTACCCGCCGCCAGCGCCGCCCGCAGCTCGCGCACCGCCGGGGCGGTGGAGCCGGGCAGCAGGTCGTACGGGTCCGCCGGGCCCTCGACCGACACCTCCGCCGAGTCGGCCAGCCGGTACGGGCGGTGCGCCAGCAGCCCGCCCAGGTGGCGGCGGAGCCGGGAGAACTCGGCGCGGACCGTCACCGTCCGGGCCGCATCCCCGAACACCGCCTCCGCCAGCCCGGCCGCCGACAGCCCCTCCCGCCGCACCGCCAGCAGCAGCAACAGCTCGGCGTGCCGTGGGGTCGGGGTGTGCGACCAACTGCCCACCGCCCCCGACACCGACAGCTCGGGCCGGTCCCCGCGGCGCAGGTCCAGCCGGATCCGGGCGCCCTCGCTCTGCTCCGCCCGCTCGCCGGCCGCGACCGGCCCGTCCGTCCGGCCGACCGGGCGGATCAGCCAGCCCTCCGCCAGCGGCTCCACCGTGCACTCGCCCAGAGTCGGCAGCCAGCACGCCGCGGCGGTGCCCCAGCCCTCGGTCGGCTGGTTCAGCCGCGGCACGCTGGGCAGGCCCACCGCGGCCGCCGTCCACCCCGCCCCGTCCACCACCAGCGCCGGCCCGCCGAACCGGGCCAGCAGCGGCACCGCCACCGTCCGCAGCCGGTGCAGCGACTCCAGGTGCCGGGCCCGCAGCTCGGTCTCGGCCAGCCGGGCCGCCGTCACCGTCAGCTGCAGCAGGTACGGGCGCCCGGCGTGGGCCGGGCCGCTGAGGTCGACCACACCGGACAGCCGTCCGGTGCGCGGGTCGCGGATCGGCGCGGCCACGCAGGTCCAGGTGTGGTGGCTGCGCAGGTAGTGCTCGGCGGTGTGCACCTGGGCCGGATTGCCGGTCCGGACCGTCAGGCCGATCCCGTTGGTGCCCACCTCGTCCTCGGACCAGCGCGCGCCCTGCTCGAAGCCCAGCGCGTCGGCGCTGCGCAGCAGCGGGCGGCCGCCGTCGATCCAGAGCAGGTGGCCCTCGGCGTCGGAGACCGCCAGCACCAGCGGGGTGCCGGCGTCCCCGTCGAGGAGGGTGGAGCGCAGCAGCGGCATCACCTCGTCCAGCCGGGTGTCGCGGCGGCGGTGCTCCAGCTCGGCGGTGGGGATCCGGCGGGCGTTGCGGCCCCGGTCCGGGTCCAGCCCCTGCCGGCGCAGCCGCTCCCAGGAGTCGCCGATCTCCGGCCGCAGCCCCGTGGGCAGCGGCTCCCCGGACATCGCCCTCTCGTGCAGCTCGGCCGGCCGGGCGGCGGGGACGGCGGGGCGGCCGGCCGCCGGATCACCGTTCTGCACCGCCCACCCCCTCGCCGCCGATGGCAGAAGGGTACGGCGGGGATCCGGGCCGTGGCGGACGGCCGGAAAAATTCCGTACCCGGCCGCATGATTCCTCTCGGTGTCCGGGGCCGAACGTTACGGCGGTACGGTGGCCGACGGTGTGTCATACCGGGACTTTCCCGGCGTCCTGGTCCTAGATGTCCCTTGTGACTCTCTGCGCCTTCGACGGAAGCGGCATCGACGGGGGCCTCTACCTCCGGGTCGTCGGCTGGGCCGAGGCCGCCCCCGCCTGGCTGGACGGCCTGGTGCGGCTGTGGTCCGCGTACGGGCTGGCGCTGTTCGCCCTGCTGATGCTCGCCGGCTGGTGGCGGGCGCGCGGTGCCGAGGCCGTGGTGATGGCCCGGGCGCTCGCCGTCCCGCTGGTCACCGGCGCCGCCTACCTGGTCAACGAACTGCTCAAGCTGGTGGTGGCGGAGGTCCGGCCGTGCCGCCAGCTCGCCGCCGGGCCCACCCTGGAGACCTGCCCCGCCCCCTCCGACTGGTCCTTCCCCAGCAACCACGCGGTGATCGCCTTCGCGGCGGCCACCGCGCTGCTGCTCACCGACCGGCTGCTCGGCTGGACCGCCCTCGCGGCGGCGCTGCTGATGGCCGGCTCGCGGGTGTGGATCGGCGTGCACTACCCGCACGACGTGGTCGCCGGGGCGCTGGTCGGCGCGCTCGTCGCCGTCCCCCTCACGCTGGCCGCCGGGCGGGCCGCGCCGCTGGTGGAACGGGGGCGCGGCGGGCCGCTCGGGGGCGTGCTGGGGCTGGTCTGACCGGGCCCGCCCGGTGGCCGCCCCGCCGCGCCGGAGTGAGGTTGGCTGTACAACTTTCCGGGGCGGTTCACCTGCCCGCCGCCGTTCGGACCACCGGCGGACACCCGGCCGCCCGAGGCTGGCCGCATGAGAGTCATCGTCGTAGGAGCGGGCGTGCTGGGCACCATGCACGCCTGGCAGGCCGTCGAGCGCGGCCACGAGGTCGTCCACCTGGAACGCGAGAGCGAGGCCCGCGGCGCCTCGGTGCGCAACTTCGGCCTGGTCTGGGTCAGCGGCCGCGCGGGCGGCGAGGAACTCGCCACCGCCCAGCGCGCCCGCGACCTGTGGGAGCGGATCGGCGCCCGGGTGCCCGACCTGTCCTTCCGGGCCAACGGATCGATCACCCTGGCCCGCACCGAGGCCGAACTCGCCGTCGCCGAGGAGGCCCTGAAACTCCCCGACGCCGAGGAGCGCGGCTACCGGCTGCTCACCCCCACCGAGGTCCGGCAGGCCAACCCGGCCCTGCGCGGCGCCTTCCTCGGCGGCCTCGCCTGCACCCGGGACGCCGCCGTCGAACCCCGGGTCGCCCAACCCGCCCTGCGGGCCCACCTGGAGGCCACCGGCCGCTACACCTTCCTGCCCGGACGCGAGGTCCGCGGGGTGATCGGCGAGTCCGCCGTCCGGGACGACCACGGCCAAGTGCACCACGGCGACCTGGTGGTGCTCTGCACCGGCGCCTGGCTCGGCGGGCTGGTCCGCGAACTCGCCCCCGAACTGCCGGTCCGCCGCGTCCGGCTGCAGATGATGCAGACCGACCCGCTGGACGAGCCGCTCACCACCTCCGTCGCCGACGGCGACAGCTTCCGCTACTACCCCGCCTTCGCCGGCCCCGCCCTGGAGGCCCTGCGCGCCGCCCAGCCGCAGCCGCCGGTCGCCGCCGAGCACAGGATGCAGCTGCTCATGGTCCAGCGCCGGGACGGCGGCCTCACCATCGGCGACACCCACGAGTACGACCAGCCGTTCGGCTTCGACGTCGTCGAGGACCCGTACGAGCACCTCACCGCCGTCGCCGAGGACCTGCTCGGCCGACCGCTGCCCCGGATCCGCCGCCGCTGGGCGGGGGTGTACGCGCAGTGCCTGGACACCACCCGGGTGGTCCACCGCGAACGGGTCCGCGACGGCGTCTGGCTGGTCACCGGCCCCGGCGGCCGCGGCATGACCTGCTCGCCCGCCATCGCCGAGACCACCGCCGACCTCGCCGGCCTCTGACCCGCCCCAAGGAGCACCGTATGGACATCCGACTCGTCGTGCTGGACATGGCCGGCACCACCGTGGCCGACGACGGCCTGGTCGAGCGGGCCTTCGAGGCCGCCGCCCGGACGCTCGGCGTCGAACCCGGCGGAGCCGAGCACGCCCGCATGCTGGCCCACGTCCGGGCCACCATGGGGGAGTCCAAGATCTCCGTCTTCCGGCACCTGTTCGGCGAGGAGGCCGCGGCCCAGCGGGCCAACCTCGCCTTCGAGGCCGCCTACCACGACCTGGTCGAGGACGGGCACTGCGCGGCGCTGCCCGGCGCCGCGGAGACCATCGAACGGCTGCGGACCGACGGCCGCCGGGTGGTCCTCACCACCGGCTTCTCCCGCGCCACCCAGGACCGCATCCTCGCCGCCCTCGGATGGCAGGACATCGCCGACCTGTCGCTCTGCCCGGCGGACGCCGGACGCGGGCGGCCGTACCCGGACCTGGCCCTGACCGCACTGCTGCGGACCGGGACGGAGTC
The window above is part of the Kitasatospora sp. HUAS MG31 genome. Proteins encoded here:
- a CDS encoding TerD family protein, whose product is MTQGGNAPLTATRVTVEVTAPKALDVSGLLLTEAGKVRSDADFVFFNAPTGPGVTHRPAAGSTPDAITVDTAAVPSEITKIVVTASLDEAGATFAGTEPTATVREAGSGRVLATFTPPRLSRETALVVVEIYRRGSEWKVRAVGQGYANGLAGIATDFGVSVEEPAAGASASASATGSTPPPMPNAAPSVGKITLDKGRVNLVKGGSVSLEKGGKPFLSAVRMGLGWEPAGGHGRNIDLDASCIAFDAQRKKVETAWFMKLSIFNGAIAHSGDNLTGEGSGDDESITVHLEGVPQEVCGLVFVVNSFSGQKFTDVKNAYCRLLDAASGQELVRFDLTQSEPHTGVAMCKLVRQFSGEWVMTALGEYVDAKTARSMVKPAAAML
- the pepN gene encoding aminopeptidase N, yielding MPALQRTEAVHRARLLDVHAYAVDLDLTRGAEVFGSTSVIRFRCAEPGADSFVDLEPVRLRRAELNGRPLDVTALDGNRLALPSLAAENELLIEADMVYSRTGEGLHRFTDPADGEVYLFATCGPDMAPKVFGCFDQPDLKAPITLAVTVPEAWTAVANGAVAGRTAGRWEFAPTRPISTYLFTVVAGPLHSVFSEHEGIPLGLHGRRSLAAELDREAAEILEVTRASLDRLHELFDERYPFGEYHQAFVPEFNWGAMENPGCVVFRDELLFRSTPTDADRELRAMIICHEMAHMWFGDLVTMRWWDDLWLNESFAEMLGYRIAAESTRFTGAWTGFAAKRKGWGYDADQRRSTHPIAGNGTRSVAEALVNFDGISYAKGASALRQLVAWLGDDAFFDGINAYFARHRFGNAELEDFLDALADASGRDVRGWADAWLRTSGVDTLRLDVKREGERVTSAEVVNEGSRPHLIKVGAFGAADPELRLSAIVPVEVAPGGRTPLRLDHATRAELLLPNHGDLTWAKIRLDAHSWETVRESLSLIEDDLARAVLWEHARDLVRDGELAPAAYLELVAEHLPAETSAATAEAVLTFARTDAAGRYLDPAERPTALCVVGGAARELLERPGAGQSLRLIALRAAVETAECPEELARLKDWLDGREEPAGLPLSPDLRWAALARLAAKGGAGEDEIAAELERDPGSTAELGAARARAALPGAAEKEAAWQRLFTEGGLSNHLLTATAEGFWRSGDEDLLAGYVRRYFTEVPATAGRGDTVARVLGHSLFPKGHADAETVRAAEECLERTDLTPTQRRALSDELDDLRRAHHIRG
- a CDS encoding SsgA family sporulation/cell division regulator produces the protein MPLDPLPASDQSLAATPTGDDRGPATVPPVVEEVLDLRIALEQDLVGEVRTRFRYEADRPYEVRLTFHVGRLDEADWVFSRELLRDGLSALSGQGDIKLWPAYCPCHGSTLHIALESPHGSALLEASRPQVKAWLERTYACVPPEAEVLGGPTDAQLAALLAGG
- a CDS encoding GAF domain-containing protein, with translation MQNGDPAAGRPAVPAARPAELHERAMSGEPLPTGLRPEIGDSWERLRRQGLDPDRGRNARRIPTAELEHRRRDTRLDEVMPLLRSTLLDGDAGTPLVLAVSDAEGHLLWIDGGRPLLRSADALGFEQGARWSEDEVGTNGIGLTVRTGNPAQVHTAEHYLRSHHTWTCVAAPIRDPRTGRLSGVVDLSGPAHAGRPYLLQLTVTAARLAETELRARHLESLHRLRTVAVPLLARFGGPALVVDGAGWTAAAVGLPSVPRLNQPTEGWGTAAACWLPTLGECTVEPLAEGWLIRPVGRTDGPVAAGERAEQSEGARIRLDLRRGDRPELSVSGAVGSWSHTPTPRHAELLLLLAVRREGLSAAGLAEAVFGDAARTVTVRAEFSRLRRHLGGLLAHRPYRLADSAEVSVEGPADPYDLLPGSTAPAVRELRAALAAGTARLPGPAQPPASSAAS
- a CDS encoding phosphatase PAP2 family protein produces the protein MSLVTLCAFDGSGIDGGLYLRVVGWAEAAPAWLDGLVRLWSAYGLALFALLMLAGWWRARGAEAVVMARALAVPLVTGAAYLVNELLKLVVAEVRPCRQLAAGPTLETCPAPSDWSFPSNHAVIAFAAATALLLTDRLLGWTALAAALLMAGSRVWIGVHYPHDVVAGALVGALVAVPLTLAAGRAAPLVERGRGGPLGGVLGLV
- a CDS encoding TIGR03364 family FAD-dependent oxidoreductase gives rise to the protein MRVIVVGAGVLGTMHAWQAVERGHEVVHLERESEARGASVRNFGLVWVSGRAGGEELATAQRARDLWERIGARVPDLSFRANGSITLARTEAELAVAEEALKLPDAEERGYRLLTPTEVRQANPALRGAFLGGLACTRDAAVEPRVAQPALRAHLEATGRYTFLPGREVRGVIGESAVRDDHGQVHHGDLVVLCTGAWLGGLVRELAPELPVRRVRLQMMQTDPLDEPLTTSVADGDSFRYYPAFAGPALEALRAAQPQPPVAAEHRMQLLMVQRRDGGLTIGDTHEYDQPFGFDVVEDPYEHLTAVAEDLLGRPLPRIRRRWAGVYAQCLDTTRVVHRERVRDGVWLVTGPGGRGMTCSPAIAETTADLAGL
- a CDS encoding phosphonatase-like hydrolase; this translates as MDIRLVVLDMAGTTVADDGLVERAFEAAARTLGVEPGGAEHARMLAHVRATMGESKISVFRHLFGEEAAAQRANLAFEAAYHDLVEDGHCAALPGAAETIERLRTDGRRVVLTTGFSRATQDRILAALGWQDIADLSLCPADAGRGRPYPDLALTALLRTGTESVRQIAVAGDTGYDMLTGTRAGAAVVAGVLTGAHDEERLRADGATHVLGGIGELPGVFL